The following DNA comes from Castanea sativa cultivar Marrone di Chiusa Pesio chromosome 10, ASM4071231v1.
TGAACAGACCTAAcgttcttatcaaaaaaaaattttgaattaaaaaagaagttaacGTGTGTGAGTGAGGCTACCTTTCTCAGTAAAAAACGTGTGTTAGGAGGAATAGCTGAATAGTCTCATCACTGAGTGTGAGTAGTCTTGTCTAGTAACTCTAGTGTCTTCCCActtgcattttttgaaaaaaatattaaaaaaaaaaattgctgtaTGGCCCTATGGGTTACAGTCTTGCCACTTgcgttttttgaaaaaaaaaaaattaaaaaaaaaatgccacatgtATTAGTCACTGACTCACTGTTTTGCCACTTGCgttttctggaaaaaaaaaaagatgccgTATTGTCACTGTTTGAGTCACTAGTGGAGTCATTCAttgtgcaaaatattttttttttctcttttgatctCAGCCACACGTCTTTTCTCTTGAGGTGTCTCCTACTCAGACTCAGCCACTCATAATCTCATTTCTCCTCTTTAGTCTTTAGACTTCTGCTCCTCTCACGATCTCACCTCTCAGACTCAGAACTCAGTCACTCATTAGTCATCAGCCACCTTCATTTTTCTTCCCTCTCAATCTCGAATTTTCAAGCTCCCACCaaccatttttctcttctcttttgcaCTCAACCACATAACCGAACAAACCGCACCAAGCCACTAAGATTAACCGCACCTTGTGTAGACTGGTTCTTACCTTCTAAAAGTGAGGTGCGGTCAAGTATAGGGTAAAACCGCACCCTATAGGTGTGGtgcaaaaaacctctccaaaATCGACTGAACTGAACCATGTACACCCTTAAGAAAGGCAACAGTTGCCTCAAGGTGGTTATAAGAAGTTACCAAGTCTTGCTAGCAATGAGACACTTGGTAATAGATATCAATCAAAGAGTGACACATGGAAGCATAATTAGGCATAACTGTAAACTTCAAGTATAAAAGAAGGCTAATTTTGCAAGAAAAGTACACTGCACACAACCAACAACACACTAAATCACTTTTGAGATCAATTATATTTAGATTCTTAGGAGGTCTATTAGTTCTTAGGCAAACCAAATAGTCTTTAGTCTTTGTATGAGACTTTACGCCTGTAAGTTGCTTCATTTGGACTTGTGATCTTATTCAACTAAGCATTAGTAAAGTTTGATGCAATATTTGAgtgtttgtttatgtttgtgtcAAGGATTCTTTTTACATTTCTTGTACTTTAGACACGCGTTTTGATGTTATTGGACAACGTTTTGTCTAAGCTTTTTCTAAGAAGGAAGTTGGGTCTGGCGCTCCGCGGAATGGGCTCCATAGTAGCATTCTGCCGCTGCCAGTTTCTACGCAAACGTTGAGTCCAAGTCCAAGGAGGACGCTGCAAAGTGGGCTTATTCCTTGTTTCTGTCGTAAAAAGAACTTTTCTCTAGTTTCTGCCGCAGGTCTAACTTTTCTACTGTGCAGTAAAATTGTCTGTGGTACAGTAAAACCATCTGTTGTAAAGCCTTCTGCTATGCAATAAAGCTGTCTGTTGTGCATTAAAGCCGTCTGCTGTAAAACCTTGTGCTATGCGATAAAGCTATCTGCTGTGCATTAAAGCCTTCTGCCGTTTAGTAAAGCATTTTGAGTGGGCATATCCTCTGTTTCATCTGTAGAAAGAACTTTTCTCTAGTTTCTGCCGTAGGTCTGACTTTTCTTCACGTGATTCCTGCTGCTGACACTTCCTGCTGctccttgtttcttttcatcgtACTTCTTCGTATTAGCTTTCACACCTATCttttttatacaaaaggatTTGAGCCTTTGTGGGCCAAATAATGTTGACTGGATCAAAAGGGTCTTGGGCTCAATTTATCTTCATCTGCCGAAGCCATTCTACTGAAGAACTGTATTCTGTGGCAGATCGCTTTCCTTGAATTTCTTCCTTTGGACCTCTCTTGCTTTTTGGTCTTCTTggtgggcctttgggccttgCTTTTCATCTTACAACTTATTTGGCTTTCTTCCTCATAGGCTTTTGGGAATAGATTTGCAAAAAATAGGCATCAACAgtctaatttgaatttctacTTGCTTTGAATTAATTTGATGATAGAATAATCActtaggtggcgtttggtatggggtaatattttaggattcccaggaatgtttaaagattcccatgtttggttgcaaattacgctagggaatcagatgccaggggaatccttaaacccctctcagtaggaatgtggattccctttaaaacaggtgggaatccagattcccaaacttaaaagaaattgtattttttagaaattgacaattttaaccatttttccttatcatttaagcaattaagataaactataaaacaaattatcaatatcttctctcttgtctctatcttctctcttgtctctatcttttcccgccaaaacaacataaacaggataaataactctgctaatagttatttttgtattattcttatcattttgaaatgttagatcacagttttaatgaatgtgttgctaattgatagtttatataatattttttatctatctatttagagtaagatatttttttaaaggactaattaatagtttatatatattttttcattatttatttaaaggaatatttttttttaatgggcttggtacttcacattcaaatctaaggacaaaatgggaaaaacaaataattcatttaagattcttgggaatacaccaaacattatcatctcacattcctaggaatctcccaatgaaaccaaacataggaatagctacattcctaggaatgtgattcctaggaatcacattcctgggaatctagatgccaggagtaatgtggattccccgtaccaaacgccacattaggCTTTAATCTGTTGGACTACCTATAATTTACTTTACTTCAAGAAGATTTGCTTTGGATTAGTTCACTTTGAGATGCACTTTGAATCAGTTTAGTTCAATTAGGCATAAATTACTTCCAGTCAGTTCaatttactttaaatcaattgTTGAAGTGATAACTTAGGCCCTTTAATTCAAACTTAGTAGGAACTTAATCACTTTGAATTTTCCCATTTTCATTGTTAACTTGGGCATTTCCCAAATAGTCCTCTCAAGTGAGGCATTATTAGACTGCAAACCTTAGGGTCACAGTAGTATCTTAAGGTTCATTTGGTTAGAGGAATGAAAAAATAGAAGGATAGAAAAAGgggagagaataaaaaagatagaagattttagttttttctcatGGTGTTTGATTGAAAGTGGAAAAATGGagggatgaatttttttttttttggttgagaaacaaAATTGGATGATCGAAAAGGtagattgtataaatttactctcatgcccctattaaataaaaagaacactattttttttgttaaaaaattgtgtatgcATTGGCACtgcattattaaaataaataaaaaatagaacccaaaacaaattgagaaaaatggatttaaaaaaaaaaaactaaaacagatataaaaataaaaataaaacccaaatgaGAGCTAGAAGTtaataaaagaagaagggaaaaaaaaaaaaaaaaaaaaacaagggtcGTTGCAAGGGGGTCCAAAACAAAGGGTTTTgcaatttttcttcaattttctccCTATTTTAAGGAGATAgcattttgatgaaaaattatacTGTCCTCATAGTGGACCAAATCACTTGTCCTCAATTATACTAAAAAACTTCCACCTGTCtcttaccttcttctttttttgaaaaataaatatgcaaacacaagggagagaaaaatgagttctaacacaaaggtACACCACTTGTTTAAAGTTATTGAGGTAGTTTaactaaatttctttttaatcataAGTTGACTTAGCAATTTTAAATATGTGAGAGTCCTTTAATAAAATGGTGAACAAGTGACGTGATTTGGACGGtataatttttccattttgatgaacataaggaaaaaaatattcagGACCACTGGTCTCCTATTTCTTTTCTAACCAAACAAAATGATACTTCCAAAATCACCCAACCAGACATGATTAAGTTTCACTTGGAGCAACTAAAACAGTAATAAGAGACCAAAATTGATTTATAATAAACAGAGGGGGTGGAGATGGATGCCAGAGAGAAGGAAGGGGTGAGAgatatttctaaaatttggtcgagtgagttaaaaaaaaaaagggttgcaTTATATTCGCTGGATTGGATCATTccgccatttttttttttatatacaaaatggCGCATATCCTTCTGTCAGATTAGCCAATTCCCATGGACTTCGTCTTTTTTAAAAACTGTGCTACTTTATATCCTACAATTCTCAtgacataattttaaacaaacaaaaaaaaagggtcataTTATGTTACGGCCTTTACAAGAAAGGACTGGATTATTGCAAAGGTGAGGGGACAATAGCTAAAATTGATAAGAGGGGGataaaacaagtcaagacaagTTTATAGAGGTGCAATCTTCAATGTTCTTATTAGAactataaacaaaaatttattattccAACAACAATGgaagaaaatatcaaaatacaaaaacttattaTATTTGTCAAGACATTCAAGGTTCTCATTAGGTTGCATTAATAACAATTCTCATCCCGTATCCACAATAATCCGGGACAGCACATATAAAGTAAGTCGTACCCTTCTCTACTTTAACCTTGTCATGCCCAGAATCATAAGTCTTGATCGGATTGTAGTCTGAGTAGCAATTATCGAATTGTGTTTTAGTCACTTGCTCCACTTTGAACAATGGATTGGAATACTTGAAAACTGTTtccataaatccaaaaaaaaaatcaactaattaaCAAAGTTGTACTCCAAGAGTTTGAATTAATGAGTAAAGCAggttttattattgattttcattttggcTTGCAATCCCCAATTgtatatatccaaaaaattaaaatattatgtattt
Coding sequences within:
- the LOC142612016 gene encoding stellacyanin-like, which codes for MTLTIFGVSKNAIVAIGLLYVLIICENAQGAEYVVGVFKYSNPLFKVEQVTKTQFDNCYSDYNPIKTYDSGHDKVKVEKGTTYFICAVPDYCGYGMRIVINAT